Proteins encoded together in one Porites lutea chromosome 2, jaPorLute2.1, whole genome shotgun sequence window:
- the LOC140924972 gene encoding uncharacterized protein gives MNRQNRYFRRGVFIDQRYNRQSGQCSGPESCKKVALPSLLSFTIMFLLVGFILTMVGNFAKPFWGPEDDWCDFCKEGRLKTERNLKNCRFVGPIFLGIGGLSLIVTIAYICIRRKNNTGEVITRPNTGQAVGSTTQGGSGNVTTTTQYPSPYGFQQPAYGQTPEYPSGSGPYTLTPAGYVSYPTVPVYLPSTQYPYNSSQNGPQALSPTEIIPPPSYESIVGQSNSAPSAPPETQVC, from the coding sequence ATGAATCGACAGAATCGTTATTTCCGGAGAGGGGTTTTTATTGACCAAAGATACAACAGACAGTCAGGACAATGTAGCGGCCCCGAATCCTGCAAAAAAGTTGCTCTCCCATCTCTGCTTTCCTTCACGattatgtttttgttggttgGTTTTATTTTGACCATGGTTGGAAATTTTGCGAAACCTTTCTGGGGCCCTGAAGATGACTGGTGTGACTTCTGTAAAGAAGGCAGGCTTAAGACGGAGCGAAATCTAAAGAACTGTCGATTCGTTGGGCCAATTTTCTTGGGGATCGGCGGTTTATCTTTAATTGTTACCATAGCGTACATTTGCATCCGGAGAAAGAACAATACTGGAGAAGTTATAACCAGACCGAACACTGGTCAAGCAGTGGGTTCAACAACTCAAGGAGGATCGGGCAATGTGACGACCACCACTCAATATCCTAGCCCCTATGGCTTTCAACAGCCCGCGTATGGACAAACACCCGAGTATCCCTCGGGATCAGGACCTTATACTTTAACACCCGCTGGATATGTGTCTTATCCGACGGTACCAGTTTATCTTCCATCGACTCAGTACCCCTATAATTCTTCACAGAATGGTCCACAGGCACTATCTCCAACAGAGATAATTCCACCCCCATCGTATGAAAGTATTGTTGGCCAAAGCAACTCTGCTCCAAGTGCTCCCCCAGAGACGCAAGTTTGTTAA
- the LOC140926493 gene encoding cyclic nucleotide-binding domain-containing protein 1-like: MNKFSERKRDLGGWSAKFGEETRKRRHPLPNRLVGLPAINYAGLQLLCSTEGLGERDRPSTSEAHRFFMNNYPKMFNRPATHSIQLSLDSRQLRKLNFGDGQMLKAQETKIPHDKGLYPHWCEGFNPPISHNISDHLSKLHRHSVITTSFAGLQNMRIKAIKKVLKKQPFERKAKDNEILFKHLQYFPEVADQVPSHVLKELCSVAQLDRCPEEDYTVFGNTGLHLILRGSVVPQTSPAYSRISETTEFPSPTPIFDEDELQVKEKLTVGQCFGTLSKVEGREPNSRLLSVISLEPCEFLKISTSDYARVIQIIQAREEEQKLSLAKMCKLFHSWPLLSLKKIAGLIKWRKFPPGQVLVKEGERCEVIGFIKKGECLLRRHINVAHTFPNGKKEQRTKSVLIGRLCTGDSFGESTVLKGLPMSCSVVTDTHVQIGTISTFDVYDLDEVTRSLLTQSYSVMDANLTEDEIQKEYIEQEKEKEWIRFKNKVVSNVLYHRDILPGYSKWSRNPSPLEAPYK, from the exons atgaataaattttCGGAACGAAAACGAGATTTAGGAGGATGGAGTGCAAAATTTGGAGAAGAAACCAGAAAACGTAGGCATCCGT TACCCAACAGGCTTGTAGGTCTTCCTGCTATTAACTATGCTGGTCTTCAGTTGCTATGTAGCACTGAAGGGCTGGGTGAGAG AGACAGACCCTCAACATCAGAAGCTCATCGATTCTTCATGAATAACTATCCAAAGATGTTTAACAGACCTGCCACCCATAGTATACAGCTGTCATTAGACTCCAGGCAACTAAG aAAGTTAAATTTTGGAGATGGACAGATGTTGAAAGCacaagaaactaaaataccACATG ACAAAGGATTATATCCCCACTGGTGTGAAGGGTTTAACCCGCCCATCAGCCATAACATCTCAGATCACCTGTCAAAGCTTCACAGACACTCAGTTATCACTACATCTTTTGCTGGATTACAGAACATGAGAATAAAGGCCATCaaaaaagttcttaaaaaaCA GCCTTTTGAAAGGAAAGCAAAAGATAATGAGATTCTATTTAAGCACTTACAATATTTTCCTGAAGTTGCTGATCAAGTTCCAAGCCATGTGCTGAAAGAACTCTGTTCTGTAGCACAGCTTGACAGATGTCCAGAGGAAGACTACACAG tgtttggTAATACAGGCCTCCATCTTATCTTAAGAGGAAGTGTTGTACCACAAACTTCACCAGCCTACTCACGAATAAGTGAAACAACAGAGTTTCCTTCTCCAACACCAATATTTGACGAAGATGAGTTACAAGTTAAGGAAAAG ctaACAGTTGGCCAATGTTTTGGAACACTAAGCAAAGTTGAAGGGAGGGAACCAAACTCAAG gctACTTTCTGTTATTTCCTTGGAACCGTGTGAGTTTCTGAAGATTTCCACTAGTGATTATGCACGAGTTATCCAG ATCATTCAAGCTCGTGAGGAAGAACAGAAACTGTCCTTAGCCAAGATGTGCAAGCTTTTCCACAGCTGGCCTTTGCTCTCGCTCAAGAAAATAGCTGGACTCATTAAATGGAGAAAGTTTCCACCTGGCCAAG TCCTTGTGAAAGAAGGCGAAAGATGTGAAGTGATTGGTTTTATAAAGAAAGGAGAATGTCTCTTACGGCGACATATCAACGTGGCGCACACTTTTCCAAATGGCAAAAAG GAACAACGCACAAAATCTGTGCTTATTGGTAGACTGTGCACAGGGGACTCGTTTGGTGAGAGCACAGTGTTGAAGGGTCTACCTATGTCATGCTCTGTAGTCACGGATACTCATGTGCAGATAGGCACCATCTCCACATTTGACGTTTATG aCTTAGATGAGGTTACAAGATCGCTTCTGACGCAGTCCTACTCTGTGATGGATGCTAATTTAACGGAG GATGAGATACAAAAAGAATACATCGAACAAGAGAAAGAGAAGGAGTGGATCAGATTTAAG AACAAAGTCGTCAGCAACGTGTTATATCACAGAGATATTCTTCCCGGATACAGCAAATGGAGTAGAAATCCCTCCCCTTTGGAAGCTCCATATAAGTGA
- the LOC140926494 gene encoding uncharacterized protein, with product MPEGNSKETTKHEEGGSCLPRSSPIVKAWEFVNNYLLAIGIILIVIIGSQWPESGIILTRTYFSYVSLALCFFLCGLRTKLDELQVAVKSYKAIAWGILTILLVVPVAGTQITKTIQFATRVDENLNTSESAVVGNVTAIGPTEFAFALQVFFVVPSSLSAAAILSLLAGGSFPLAMLLMAVTNVVSVFTVPPMLVWLTDLNSGVNLSRFGTLMLVFCLVTLFPTIIGSLLRIVPSVREKVESYNTGVQYTIITLFVLSTWSEVSMAQVEEEFNNIVSMNIFIVVGYSSIMHIMFLLLHWIASGFLELSLPAKKTIVITGSHKAMSFALKVIKFLSTDVGSKRLMSIVCIIAYLTLLVLDSVIVCKWATITEDDEKDEKTSNKDGRYGTIPQQDD from the exons ATGCCCGAAGGGAACAGCAAAGAGACAACGAAACATGAAGAGGGTGGATCATGTCTGCCAAGGTCTTCACCCATAGTTAAAGCTTGGGAATTTGTTAATAACTATCTGTTAGCAATTGGAATCATTTTGATAGTGATAATCGGTTCCCAGTGGCCGGAATCAGGGATAATTCTCACAAGAACATACTTTTCCTACGTAAGCCTCGCTCTTTGCTTCTTTTTATGTGGCCTACGCACGAAACTGGATGAACTTCAAGTAGCAGTTAAGTCTTACAAAGCAATCGCATGGGGAATCTTGACTATTCTTCTTGTAGTGCCAGTTGCGGGAACTCAAATCACAAAGACGATTCAGTTTGCAACTAGGGTCGACGAGAATTTGAACACTTCAGAATCAGCAGTTGTTGGAAATGTGACTGCTATTGGTCCTACCGAATTTGCGTTCGCACTTCAGGTGTTTTTTGTCGTCCCGTCAAGCTTGTCTGCTGCTGCTATCTTG tcgtTATTAGCCGGCGGCAGTTTCCCTCTCGCGATGTTGCTGATGGCCGTAACAAATGTTGTGTCCGTGTTTACCGTGCCGCCGATGTTGGTTTGGTTGACAGACCTCAACAGTGGTGTGAATTTATCAAGATTCGGCACTCTTATGCTCGTGTTTTGCCTCGTAACTCTATTCCCAACAATC ATCGGCAGCTTGCTAAGAATTGTGCCGAGCGTTCGCGAAAAAGTGGAATCATATAACACAGGCGTTCAATACACCATAATAACCCTGTTCGTTCTCTCTACGTGGTCTGAAGTGAGCATGGCACAAGTCGAGGAAGAGTTTAATAACATTGTTTCCATGAACATATTTATCGTGGTGGGTTACTCTTCAATAATGCACATCATGTTTCTACTTTTACACTGGATCGCAAGTGGATTCCTCGAACTCAGTTTACCAGCGAAGAAGACCATAGTGATTACTGGAAGCCATAAGGCAATGTCTTTTGCCCTCAAGGTTATCAAGTTTCTCTCCACTGATGTTGGCTCCAAAAGACTCATGTCAATCGTTTGTATTATAGCGTACTTGACGCTGCTGGTTCTGGACTCGGTCATTGTGTGCAAGTGGGCCACGATCACGGAAGATGATGAAAAGGACGAAAAAACATCAAACAAAGATGGAAGATATGGAACGATACCGCAACAAGATGACTAA